One Coriobacteriia bacterium genomic window, ATGTGGGCGCCGCAACGTAGAAAGGAATCCCATGCGCACGTGCGGCCACGGCAAGACCGTAGGTGCCGATCTTGTTCGCCGTATCGCCGTTGGCCGCGATGCGGTCGGCGCCAACGATGACAGCGTCCACGAGTCCCTGCTTCATCACCATCGCCGCGGCGCTATCTACTATCAGCGCCGAGGGAATACCCGCAAGACGCAACTCCCACAGCGTCAGTCGTCCTCCTTGGTTCACCGGACGGGTCTCATCGACCCAGACGTGCGCAATCTTGCCCTGCTCGTGAGCCGCGAACACCACGCCGAGCGCAGTGCCGAAGTACGCGGTTGCCAGCGAACCGGCGTTGCAGTGCGTCAGCACTCGGCATCCCAGCGGCAGAAGCTCGGCGCCACATGCTCCGATGCTGCGATTGCGCTCCTCGTCCTCGGCGGCCATGTTGAGGGCTTCCTGGACCACTAGGGCTTTCAGCGCCTCAAGGCCGAGGTCCGCGTTGTCGCGCGCGACCTTCAGGATGCGCTGCCCGCCCCACGCAAGGTTGACTGCCGTCGGGCGAGTTGCCGCCACTTGGCAAGCGGCGGCCTCGAGGCCCGCGAGATACGCTTCGACCGTGTCGGCAGCTTCGGACTCATTTTCGGTCCACAGCGCAAGTGCCAGTGCGGCGGCCACGCCGAGCGCAGGCGCACCTCGGACGGCCATCGACCCGATCGCGA contains:
- the mtnA gene encoding S-methyl-5-thioribose-1-phosphate isomerase encodes the protein MGAESIPRTIWWTRDEASGHVAVQLIDQTRLPLQGDILSCATVEGVCLAIGSMAVRGAPALGVAAALALALWTENESEAADTVEAYLAGLEAAACQVAATRPTAVNLAWGGQRILKVARDNADLGLEALKALVVQEALNMAAEDEERNRSIGACGAELLPLGCRVLTHCNAGSLATAYFGTALGVVFAAHEQGKIAHVWVDETRPVNQGGRLTLWELRLAGIPSALIVDSAAAMVMKQGLVDAVIVGADRIAANGDTANKIGTYGLAVAARAHGIPFYVAAPTSTIDLTLESGDEIVIEQRDPREVTGFTVSGTFEADTTTANRAFDALTEEGPYELSLLRGHQMVIQRKGGAYAFDAWFRMTPPGAEVYNPAFDVTPAEYITAFVTERGVVRPEPDYAAALCATCEGSGAMHELGGESAES